CTGGCGGAACGGCGACGTGCCGGGGCGAGCGGCCGCCGGATCCCGCAGCGCGACCTCGCCCGCGGCCCGGCCCGCCTCGTCGTCGCGGCCGGGATCGGCCTCGCGGACGACGGCGCGGACCTGCTCGCGCCCCCGTTCGGCCTGTTGCTCCCGAGCGTGCAGCCGGAGTACGCGACCGGACCCCGGACGGGCGTCTCCGGCGCGGGCGGCGGTGCGGCGTTCCCGTGGCGCTACTGGCTGCCGGGCGAGCCGTCGGTGTCGCCGTACAAGCGCCACCCGGCTTCGCACGGCTAGGGTGTGTCTCCTCACTGTTTGAGCCCGAGGGTGATCGCATCAGCGTCGAAAGTTGCTGAGAATGCTGTCCGCAATCGCGACAAAGACCTCTCCGATGCGTGATACCCAGAGTCGGACAGTCCGGTTACGGCCCGGATCGGGCTGCTCCAGGTAACTCCTCAGCTCCTGTTGTCGAGACGCTTCGCCCAGAGGCGGCCGTAAGCAAACCACGCAGCCACGCCGAGGCGGATCTTCTTCTCCGCCGAGATCGCGGGGGCGACTCACGACTTGCGAACCTTTCGATAGGAGCGCTGCCTCAGCAACGAACAACCCCTGCCACTCAGTCTGACGTGCGGCAAAAGTCGATGATCTTCCTGTCCACTCGTCGCAAAGGGAGCAGATTCGGCCCTCGACGTTCTGTTTCATCCCTCACTTTCTTGTTTTGCGGGGCTCGCGGCGGTGTTCTCCTCCGTCGCCGGGGGTGAAGCGGGCCACCCTGCGGTGAAGCGGAACAGAGCCGCGCAGACGCAGGCCCACACGAGGCTGACGAGCGTTCCGATGATGAAACGCTCGCGCGTCTCCGGTGTTTCGAGTTCTGTGAACCGTCCGACGCCTTTGACCGCGATCAGGACGGTCAGCGCTTCGGGGAAGCCGGCCATGATCGCGCCGGTCGCGGCGAACCGTTCGAGGAGGCCGATGGTCGCGCCTACGCGGAGGACCTCTCTGGTGTTCTCGGGCCCGCTCACACGGTCGTGGACGATAATGCCGCCGTTGGCCCCCAGCGGGGCCGGGCGGGTCCCGAGCGCCAGGACGAGCTGCGCGGCCGGTCCACCGCCGACGACGCTGAGCGCCAGCGCCACGATGCCGATGAGCGCGCGGTAGCCTTAGGGCGCCTCGTGCGGCGGCAGTGTGATGACGAGCAACGCCAGTGCGAGGAGTCCGGCTCCCGTGTACACCAGTGCCCGGCGCGGGCGGCGGAGGGTGGCGATCATGCAGCACAGGGAGGCGATGGCCAGGAGGAGCGCGAGCGTCCAGGCGGCGATCGGTGCGGCAGCGGAGAGGATGCTGGGCAGCGGCGGGTCGGTCATCCATTCTCCCGGTCTCGGCGGGCTGGCGTCTGGGCGGCGTCGACTCTCTCCAACAGCCTAGTCAGCGCGGGATGCGCGGCGAGTTCCACGCGCACTCCCGCCGTCCGCGCACGGTCGCTGGCCGATTGCGGGGTGATCCCGAGCCGGGCCCCCGCCTGGGCCTGCGTGAGGCCGGAGGCGACGAGGTCGTAGAGGTCCCAGCCGGCTGCGCTTCGCGCTTCCCGAATGGTGAGCAGCAGCGTCAGCAGCGCTTCCGCGTCCGCCGCGGGTTCCGGTGCGGCGGTGGCGTCTGCGGCGAACCGGGTGGCTGCGCGTTTGGCGCGGGCGACCGCCGTGCGCGCGGCGACGAACGCCTCCCCGGTCGCTTCGCGCGTGGCGCGAGGCAGGGGGGTGCGGACGGCTCCGATGCCGAGTCCGACGCTCCAGTCGCCGCAGCGGGTGAGGTCGAGGACGATCTCGAGGACGGCCGCCGGTTCTGCGCTGAGTGCCTGGATCTCGTCGCCGGCGTTCCGGTCGGCCGGCAGCGCGAGGCGGTCGCCGAAGCGGCTGTCGAGTTCTTCCACGAGGGGAGCGGCGAGATCGGCCCGGCGCCGGCTGTCGATCTGGTCTGCGGTGATGACGAACATTCCCTGCTCCAATCAGGTCTAGGGACCTGATTATGATCTTATCGGGTCTGTGGGCCTGATTGTGGTGCTATCAGGTCTTTGGGCCTGATTTTCTGACGGGCTGCCGCGTTGCCCGCTGCTAGCCTTCAGGGGTGTCAGATTCGCCTTCCCGCCAGCAGCAGCTTCTCCGGGCGCAGTCCAACGATCCGTCCTTCGACAATGTCTGGGACGAGCTCATCTGGCGCGGACTCGTGTACGTCTCCACAGACGAAGCCGCGCTGAAACAGCTCCTCGCGGGTGAGCCGATCGCGTACTACTGCGGTTTCGACCCGACAGCGCCGAGTCTGCACCTGGGGAACCTCGTCCAGCTGCTCACCATGCGCCGGCTGCAGCTGGCCGGCCACCGCCCGTTCGGCCTGGTGGGCGGGTCGACCGGCCTCATCGGCGACCCCAAACCGTCCGCCGAGCGCACCCTGAACGCCAAGGAGACCGTCGCTGAGTGGGTCGGCTCCCTGCGAGAGCAAGTCACGCGCTTCCTCTCAGCCGAGGGTGACAACGCCGTTCGGCTGGTCAACAACCTCGACTGGACCGCGCCGCTGTCGGCCATCGACTTCCTGCGCGAGATCGGCAAGCACTTCCGCGTCGGGGCGATGCTGAAGAAGGATGCCGTGGCCGCGCGCCTGAACTCTGACGAGGGCATCTCCTACACCGAGTTCAGCTACCAGATCCTCCAGGGCCTCGACTACCTCGAGCTGTACCGCCAGCACGGCTGCGTGCTGCAGACCGGCGGCAGCGACCAGTGGGGGAACCTCACGAGCGGCACGGAGCTGATCCGCCGGGTGGAGGGTGGCCATGCACACGCCGTCGGTACGCCGCTCATCACCAACAGCGACGGCACCAAGTTCGGCAAGAGCGAAGGCAATGCCGTCTGGCTGGACCCGGCGCTCACCAGTCCCTATGCGATGTACCAGTTCTGGCTCAATACGGATGACGCCGATGTGATCGCCCGCCTCAAGGTGTTCACCTTCCTCCACCGCGACGAGATCGAGCGCCTGGAGCGCGCGGTCGCGGAGGAGCCGTTCCGCCGTGAGGCGCAGCGCCGGCTGGCGCTCGACGTGACGAGCCTCGTCCACGGTGCGGCGGCCGCGGAGGCCGTGATCGCGGCGTCCGAAGCGCTGTTCGGGCGGGGCGGCGACCTCGCCCAGCAGGACACCGACACCCTCGCGTCCGCTCTGCGCGAGCTTCCCCACACGGTGTCGGCGCCGGGTGTGGCCATCGCCCAGGCGCTCGTGGACACCGGGCTCACCAAAAGCCTCAGCGAGGCCAGGCGCGCTGTGGCCCAGGGTGGCGTCTCGGCCAACAATGCGACGGTGCAGGACGCCGACGCCCCGGTCGGCGACGCGCTGCTGCCGGGCGGTATGCTCGTGCTGCGCCGTGGGAAGAAGACGCTTGCCGGCGTCTTCGTCGAGGAGGGTGTCTGAGATGGACGGCGAACCGGAGGAGGACGGCGGCTCTCGCGTGGAGGAGGGGCTTCTGTCGCGTCTTGAGGTGATCGAGGGCCAGCCGCTCGCGGAACGGGCGGAAGCGTACGCGAACCTCCACGGGGAGCTCTCAGCCCGGTTGGACGCTGGAGACGCGCCGCCAACCCGCGGAACTGGTAATATTTGATACTGAATCCAGAGTATCAGCATGAAATCGGTGACCCGGCCTATGAAAATCATCCACTTCTGCACGCGCGTCGGAAACTTCGCCGACGGTCTCGTCAATGTCGCTGTCGACCTCGCGATCACCCAGTCGAGAGCCGGTCACGATGTCGTCCTCGCTTCCCTCGGCGGCGACTACGAACCGCTCCTCAACGCCAGCGGCGTCCGCACCGTCCGCCTGGACTTCCGGGCGCGCAAGCCGTGGGAGGTGCTTGCGACACGCCGGGCGATCAAACGTCTGGTCGCGGAGACCGGCGAGGAGGTCCTCCACTCGCACACGATCGCGCCCGCGGTGCTCGCGGCCTCTCTGGGCCGGCGCACAGCGCTGACGGTCTCCACCGTCCACAACGAATTCCAGCGCGGCGCACGGCTTCTCGGCGCAAGCCGCCTCGTCGTGTGCGTCAGCAAGGCCATCCAGGACAAAATGGAGCGGAGCTGGCTGAGCCGCGGGAAGACCACCGTCATCGTCAACGATGTCATGGGTTCCCCGCGCCGGGTGACGGCGCCCCCGAAACCGCAGTTGCAGGGCCGCGCCATCGTCGCGATCGGCTCCGTCACGCTCCGCAAGGGGTCTGATGTCCTTCTGGAGGCGTTCGGCGAAGTGGCCCGGCAGCGGGACGACGCCCACCTCTATTTCGTCGGGAACGTCGACCATCCGGAGCTGCTCGACCGCTTCCGCGAGGAGGAGTGGTTTCCACGTGTCCACCTGGAAGGGCGGGCGGAGGACCCCACCGGCTACCTCGCTGCCGCGGAAGTCTTCGTCCAGGCGTCCCGCCAGGACCCGTATCCGCTCGCCGTTCTCGAGGCCATCCAATCCGGCATCAAGATGGTCGGCAGCGACGCAGACGGTATCCCCGAGGCTCTCGGGCACGGCCGTCTCGGTGCGGTGTTCCCGAGCGAGGACGCCGAAGCGCTGGCCGCCCGGCTGATCGACGCTTTCGAGGGCCGCGGCCCGATCCCGGAGCCGACGGAGGCCGACCTGGCGGCGAACTCCGTCGAGCGGATGGCGGACGACTACGTGCGCGAATACGCCCGCCAGCTGACGGGCCGCGGCGCGGTGTAGCGTTGAGGGGTTTCGCCGGGAACGTCTGAGTCTGCCTTCCTGCGGCTCGATGTGGCTCTGGCCGTTCGGGGTCTTGTGCGTTCGCGGAGCCGGGCGGCCGCTGTGATCGCCGAGGGTTTGGTGACGGTGGACGGAAAGCCGGTCATCCGGACGTCTGCGCGGGTCGGTCCGGGGCAGGCACTCGCTGTCGCCGGAGCCGATCGCTATGTGAGTCGTGGCGCCCACAAGCTTCTCGCGGCGCTCGATGCTTTCGGTGTCCCTGTCGCCGGCCGGACCGCGCTCGACGCGGGGGCGTCGACCGGGGGGTTCAGTCAGGTGCTGCTCGAGCGTGGCGCTGGGACCGTGGTCGCGCTGGATGTCGGGCACGGCCAGCTTTCGCCCGTGCTGGCGGGGGAGGGACGGCTGCGTTCGTTCGAGGGCGTCAATGTGCGTGCCCTGACTCCGGAGCGGTTCGCGGATCTGCTGGGCCGGCCGGTGCG
Above is a genomic segment from Leifsonia xyli subsp. xyli str. CTCB07 containing:
- a CDS encoding TlyA family RNA methyltransferase — protein: MALAVRGLVRSRSRAAAVIAEGLVTVDGKPVIRTSARVGPGQALAVAGADRYVSRGAHKLLAALDAFGVPVAGRTALDAGASTGGFSQVLLERGAGTVVALDVGHGQLSPVLAGEGRLRSFEGVNVRALTPERFADLLGRPVRLGLVVADLSFISLTQVLPALRAVAEDDADFVLLVKPQFEVGRSGIREGVVRDAGLQEEALTGVLWSGHDVGLGVAGVIRSPIVGSRGNAEFLVRLTVRGTDPGQWRERVRDVVR
- the tyrS gene encoding tyrosine--tRNA ligase — translated: MSDSPSRQQQLLRAQSNDPSFDNVWDELIWRGLVYVSTDEAALKQLLAGEPIAYYCGFDPTAPSLHLGNLVQLLTMRRLQLAGHRPFGLVGGSTGLIGDPKPSAERTLNAKETVAEWVGSLREQVTRFLSAEGDNAVRLVNNLDWTAPLSAIDFLREIGKHFRVGAMLKKDAVAARLNSDEGISYTEFSYQILQGLDYLELYRQHGCVLQTGGSDQWGNLTSGTELIRRVEGGHAHAVGTPLITNSDGTKFGKSEGNAVWLDPALTSPYAMYQFWLNTDDADVIARLKVFTFLHRDEIERLERAVAEEPFRREAQRRLALDVTSLVHGAAAAEAVIAASEALFGRGGDLAQQDTDTLASALRELPHTVSAPGVAIAQALVDTGLTKSLSEARRAVAQGGVSANNATVQDADAPVGDALLPGGMLVLRRGKKTLAGVFVEEGV
- a CDS encoding glycosyltransferase family 4 protein, whose protein sequence is MKIIHFCTRVGNFADGLVNVAVDLAITQSRAGHDVVLASLGGDYEPLLNASGVRTVRLDFRARKPWEVLATRRAIKRLVAETGEEVLHSHTIAPAVLAASLGRRTALTVSTVHNEFQRGARLLGASRLVVCVSKAIQDKMERSWLSRGKTTVIVNDVMGSPRRVTAPPKPQLQGRAIVAIGSVTLRKGSDVLLEAFGEVARQRDDAHLYFVGNVDHPELLDRFREEEWFPRVHLEGRAEDPTGYLAAAEVFVQASRQDPYPLAVLEAIQSGIKMVGSDADGIPEALGHGRLGAVFPSEDAEALAARLIDAFEGRGPIPEPTEADLAANSVERMADDYVREYARQLTGRGAV